Proteins found in one Homalodisca vitripennis isolate AUS2020 chromosome 4, UT_GWSS_2.1, whole genome shotgun sequence genomic segment:
- the LOC124361408 gene encoding voltage-dependent L-type calcium channel subunit alpha-1S-like, with product MTDPISRASSTMAKCVQAVIKQTPKRPVRRGVKPPPERSQRALFFFTLKNPLRKLCIDIVEWKPFEWLILFTIFANCVALAVFTPYPNSDSNITNAHLEKIEYIFLVMFTV from the coding sequence ATGACAGATCCCATCAGCCGGGCGTCCAGTACCATGGCCAAGTGCGTCCAGGCTGTCATCAAGCAGACGCCCAAGCGGCCGGTGCGGAGAGGGGTGAAACCACCACCAGAACGTTCGCAACGGGCGCTATTTTTCTTCACATTAAAAAATCCTTTGCGGAAGTTGTGCATAGATATAGTCGAATGGAAACCCTTCGAATGGTTAATTCTATTCACAATTTTCGCGAATTGCGTGGCACTCGCGGTTTTCACCCCTTACCCCAACAGTGATTCCAACATCACAAACGCTCATTTGGAAAagattgaatacatttttttagtgatGTTTACAGTATAA
- the LOC124360952 gene encoding muscle calcium channel subunit alpha-1-like, which produces MLSTLLQSLLKEGFDVKALRAFRVLRPLRLVSRVPSLQVVLNSILRAMVPLLHIALLVIFVIIIYAIIGLEMFSGTLHKSCYNKTTDPGSAGFQCSVYGSGMICHEGWEGPNHGITNFDNFGLAMLIVFQYWITQAEDIEPEGEDQGNNQDGRNKNDRETEFADRLEGDEAEIQESWFRRKKKDFDMVNRRMRCACRKAVKSQAFYWLIIILVFLNTGVLTTEHYGQPNWLDDFQEATNMFFIALFTLEMLLKMYTLGFQGYFVSLFNRFDCFVVIGSISEMILTRTHWMPPLGVSVLRCVTLLRGFKVTKYWRSLSNLVASLLNSIQSIASLLLLIFLFIVIFALLGMQVFGGKFNFEKAVEDKPRQNFDSFWQSLLTVFQILTDNLADAESLTAIEKEADEEAGKQAGMDKIKMGEGGENTSQLEGEEHMDDDQRDYDGNIDEENEEMSVKDEDTRSHTKVCLEVGGSEHYYEEQNDNQVVTGEPGESKNGEDNQRKRSALPRRVSDTSNECHQQ; this is translated from the exons ATGTTAAGCACATTACTACAAAGTTTGTTGAAGGAGGGATTCGATGTGAAGGCGTTGAGAGCCTTCAGGGTATTGCGACCTCTACGACTCGTTTCTAGGGTCCCAAGTTTGCAAGTTGTGCTAAACTCTATCCTTCGTGCCATGGTGCCTTTGTTACATATTGCTCTTCTAGTTATCtttgtcattattatttacgCGATTATTGGTTTGGAGATGTTCTCGGGTACACTGCACAAATCATGCTACAATAAGACTACAGATCCTGGATCTGCAGGCTTCCAGTGCTCTGTCTACGGCAGTGGTATGATCTGTCATGAAGGCTGGGAAGGACCAAACCATGGCATCACAAATTTTGATAACTTTGGTCTCGCCATGTTAATTGTTTTCCAAT ACTGGATAACACAAGCGGAAGACATAGAACCAGAGGGAGAGGACCAAGGCAACAATCAGGATGGAAGAAACAAAAACGACCGTGAAACGGAATTTGCTGATAGGTTAGAAGGAGACGAGGCAGAAATCCAGGAATCGTGGTtcagaagaaagaaaaaagattttgatatgGTCAACAGGAGGATGCGGTGTGCTTGCAGAAAGGCAGTCAAATCTCAAGCATTTTACTGGCTCATCATCATTTTAGTTTTTCTCAACACAGGAGTACTTACAACTGAACATTACGGACAACCAAATTGGTTAGATGATTTTCAAGAGGCCACAAATATGTTCTTCATAGCTCTCTTCACTCTTGAGatgcttttaaaaatgtacactttAGGTTTTCagggatattttgtttcattattcaatcgttttgattgttttgttgttATTGGAAGCATATCAGAAATGATTTTAACAAGAACACACTGGATGCCACCATTAGGTGTTTCTGTTTTGCGTTGTGTCACATTGCTCAGGGGTTTTAAAGTTACCAAATACTGGCGATCTTTATCAAACTTGGTCGCATCATTGCTGAACTCAATACAATCTATTGCATCCCTGCTGCTCTTGATCTTTCTGTTTATTGTCATCTTTGCTTTACTTGGAATGCAAGTATTTGGTGGGAAGTTCAACTTTGAGAAAGCAGTGGAAGACAAACCTCGGCAAAACTTTGATAGCTTCTGGCAGAGTCTGCTCACAGTGTTTCAGATACTTACAG ACAACTTGGCTGATGCAGAGTCCCTTACTGCAATCGAAAAAGAAGCTGATGAAGAGGCAGGAAAGCAAGCAGgaatggataaaattaaaatgggaGAAGGTGGAGAAAATACTTCTCAACTAGAAGGTGAAGAGCACATGGATGATGATCAAAGAGATTATGACGGGAATATTGATGAGGAAAATGAAGAAATGTCTGTCAAGGATGAAGACACAAGAAGTCACACTAAAGTCTGTTTGGAGGTGGGAGGTAGTGAGCACTATTACGAGGAACAAAATGATAATCAAGTGGTAACAGGCGAACCCGGTGAGTCAAAAAATGGAGAGGACAACCAGAGGAAAAGGTCTGCTTTGCCAAGGCGTGTTTCGGACACCAGCAATGAGTGCCaccaacaataa